A stretch of the Polyangiaceae bacterium genome encodes the following:
- a CDS encoding HNH endonuclease, whose protein sequence is MFPFHATPPTAIPRLRQTGSEFLRLGRTVYFDACSSLFAYCTERLGYSEDSATKRVRVARLAQQFPQVLDDLASGELHLTGLFLLSGHLTDDNAEQLLAEARGKSKRQLEELLARWFPRPAVPPTITPVTPEPVQGQLSTWSGAGTPAPPAQAPRPRVEPLSPESVRVEFSAHAAFRDKLEQARALLSHTVPSGDLATILERALDLLIERETKRRAGAGKPRKRRETKPGSRHVPVEVQRAVRERDGDQCTFTDAEGRRCSATRFLTIEHIDPFAKGGPTTVDNCCLLCRPHNAHRARQVFGEDHIQNEISEARARRRQSTPPAPPAPTPAPEGGVSEKVLGALVRMGFKRADARRAVEQARLCEVEPLLEPMLRATLAILTP, encoded by the coding sequence TTGTTCCCGTTCCACGCCACACCACCGACAGCGATTCCGCGACTGCGGCAGACCGGAAGCGAGTTCCTCCGGCTCGGCCGGACTGTCTATTTCGATGCGTGTTCCTCCCTCTTCGCCTACTGCACCGAGCGCCTCGGCTATTCCGAGGACAGCGCGACCAAGCGTGTGCGTGTGGCCCGCCTGGCCCAGCAGTTCCCCCAGGTGCTCGATGACCTCGCCAGCGGCGAGCTCCACCTGACGGGGCTGTTCCTGCTCTCCGGCCACCTGACGGACGACAACGCCGAGCAGCTCCTCGCCGAGGCGCGAGGGAAGTCCAAGCGACAGCTCGAGGAGCTGCTCGCCCGCTGGTTCCCGCGGCCGGCCGTGCCGCCGACCATCACCCCGGTCACGCCCGAGCCGGTACAAGGGCAGTTGTCCACATGGTCCGGGGCAGGTACCCCGGCCCCGCCGGCCCAGGCGCCTCGCCCTCGCGTCGAGCCGCTCTCGCCGGAGAGCGTTCGCGTGGAATTCAGCGCCCACGCTGCGTTCCGCGACAAGCTCGAGCAGGCCCGGGCGCTGCTCAGCCACACGGTGCCCAGCGGCGACCTCGCGACGATCCTCGAGCGCGCGCTGGACCTGCTCATCGAGCGGGAGACGAAGCGCCGCGCCGGCGCGGGCAAGCCCCGCAAGCGCCGCGAGACGAAGCCGGGCTCGCGGCACGTTCCGGTGGAAGTCCAGCGAGCGGTCAGGGAGCGGGACGGCGACCAGTGCACCTTCACCGACGCCGAAGGGCGGCGGTGTTCGGCGACGCGCTTCTTGACCATCGAGCACATCGACCCGTTCGCGAAGGGCGGGCCCACGACGGTGGACAACTGCTGCTTGCTTTGCAGACCTCACAACGCCCACCGAGCGCGCCAGGTCTTCGGTGAGGACCACATCCAGAACGAGATCTCGGAGGCGCGAGCGAGGCGAAGACAGAGCACGCCACCGGCGCCACCAGCGCCGACGCCCGCGCCCGAGGGCGGCGTGTCCGAAAAGGTGCTCGGAGCGCTGGTTCGGATGGGGTTCAAGCGAGCGGACGCGCGGCGAGCCGTCGAGCAAGCGCGCCTCTGCGAGGTGGAGCCGCTGCTCGAGCCGATGCTTCGCGCGACGCTCGCCATTCTCACACCGTGA
- a CDS encoding sensor histidine kinase encodes MGGITVLWLTDGEDVPRDPDARYQHVVGDPERPAATITRLLSEGPVLAVVRSEDEGRRALALGVDDFVLAAHATGNDFELTVARTVARARGRLLRDLWLVDLVRKDDTTALELLANALGRELGEPLRRIADESRRLVDAPDAERPERTARAGLIADSVQAMARVVERMQELVDTRPTDEVVDFVEVVQDVVRSLEASARQVGRLDLQVVEVSCRVGLPRWQAALVVANLVANAVEAVAARGAADGAISVRLSREEDSVVLEISDNGVGMDATTRTHASELFFSTERATRLGLGLPLVSARVRRAGGEVMIDSEPGVGTTVRVFLPLLDAPPRVPARSS; translated from the coding sequence ATGGGCGGCATCACCGTGCTTTGGTTGACCGACGGCGAGGACGTGCCCCGCGACCCCGACGCGCGCTACCAGCACGTCGTCGGCGATCCAGAGCGTCCGGCGGCGACCATCACACGCCTCCTCTCCGAGGGCCCCGTGCTGGCGGTGGTGCGCAGCGAGGACGAGGGGCGTCGCGCCCTGGCGCTCGGCGTGGACGATTTCGTGCTCGCCGCGCACGCCACCGGGAACGACTTCGAGCTCACGGTGGCCAGGACGGTGGCGCGGGCGCGCGGGCGCTTGCTCCGCGACCTCTGGTTGGTCGATCTGGTCCGCAAGGACGACACGACCGCGCTGGAGCTCCTGGCCAACGCGCTCGGCCGAGAGCTCGGCGAGCCGCTGAGGCGCATCGCCGACGAGAGCCGCCGCCTGGTTGACGCCCCGGACGCCGAGCGCCCGGAACGGACCGCGCGCGCAGGGCTGATCGCCGACTCCGTCCAGGCGATGGCGCGGGTCGTCGAGCGGATGCAGGAGCTCGTCGACACACGCCCAACCGACGAGGTCGTCGACTTCGTCGAGGTGGTCCAGGACGTGGTGCGTTCGCTCGAGGCGAGCGCGCGGCAGGTGGGCCGCCTCGACCTCCAGGTCGTCGAGGTCAGCTGCCGGGTCGGCCTGCCGCGCTGGCAGGCCGCGCTGGTCGTGGCGAATTTGGTCGCCAACGCGGTCGAGGCAGTGGCGGCACGGGGCGCGGCGGACGGCGCCATCTCGGTGCGCCTGTCTCGGGAAGAGGACTCGGTCGTCCTGGAGATCTCCGACAACGGCGTCGGCATGGACGCCACGACCCGCACCCACGCCAGCGAGCTGTTCTTCTCCACCGAGCGCGCGACGCGGCTCGGGCTCGGCCTTCCCCTGGTCTCCGCGCGGGTGCGACGCGCCGGGGGCGAGGTGATGATCGACTCGGAGCCGGGCGTGGGCACGACGGTGAGGGTGTTCTTGCCGCTGCTCGACGCTCCACCCCGGGTGCCGGCGCGCTCCAGCTGA
- a CDS encoding thiamine pyrophosphate-binding protein, which produces MAKRSTLAQLAPRPATQVRTAAQVFLQTLADAGVSQAWGIPGGTISPVFDALCDVQAIAYVATRHELAAAFAALGHARVSGRPALVLTTSGPGVTNVITAVASAHFEQLPMIVVGGEVPARASGRGALQDGTAEGWRAAEVLGPIVRWAGRVCSPAAAQSVAARALGSACGAVPGPVFVSVPLDVAGQPATSFALGPSRPLARATPEREACLDLARALARAKRPLLVLGNGARSACKETLELAEAVGMRVIVTGHAKGCFPESHPQYLGISGLGQHPSVDQFLVTPPDVTLVVGSRLNDLSTNGWSMVFEGTAATFHLDRDPVLLGRNVQATHCLVGDAGRTLRRVLSVLVRSAQPLVVGGDPLRRHRPELERSDQVPLAPPRVLRALQDVLPDAIWCSDIGEHLAFALHYVGVDSPDRFHNLLGFGSMGSGVGAALGIQRSRPGERVICLCGDGGFSMLLGELLTAVEQRLPLVFVVMNDARWNMVEHGFQAVYGRSPDGLAHARGDFALVARALGAAGVCIERPEQLERACLSETLRSRSGPIVLDVRIDPSESLTRETRSAAIRHFRGEAPDV; this is translated from the coding sequence ATGGCCAAGCGCTCGACCCTGGCGCAGCTGGCGCCGCGCCCTGCGACCCAAGTCCGAACCGCTGCACAGGTGTTCCTGCAGACGCTCGCGGACGCTGGAGTCAGCCAGGCTTGGGGGATCCCGGGCGGCACCATCAGCCCGGTGTTCGACGCGCTCTGCGACGTGCAGGCGATCGCCTACGTGGCCACACGGCACGAGCTCGCGGCGGCGTTCGCGGCGCTGGGGCACGCCCGTGTCTCGGGCCGACCCGCCCTGGTGCTGACGACCTCGGGGCCTGGTGTCACCAACGTGATCACCGCAGTGGCGTCGGCGCACTTCGAACAGCTCCCGATGATCGTGGTGGGCGGCGAGGTGCCGGCGCGCGCCAGCGGTCGAGGCGCGCTCCAGGACGGGACCGCCGAGGGCTGGAGGGCCGCCGAGGTGCTCGGCCCCATCGTTCGCTGGGCGGGACGCGTCTGCTCGCCGGCGGCCGCCCAGTCCGTCGCGGCGCGGGCCTTGGGCTCGGCGTGCGGAGCCGTGCCCGGGCCGGTCTTCGTCTCCGTGCCTCTCGACGTGGCGGGTCAGCCGGCGACGAGCTTCGCGCTCGGGCCTTCGCGACCGCTCGCCCGTGCTACTCCGGAGCGGGAGGCGTGCCTGGATCTCGCGCGCGCGCTGGCACGAGCGAAGCGACCCCTGCTCGTGCTCGGCAACGGCGCGCGGTCCGCCTGCAAGGAGACGCTGGAGCTGGCGGAGGCCGTGGGCATGCGCGTGATCGTCACCGGCCACGCCAAGGGGTGCTTTCCGGAGAGTCACCCGCAGTACCTCGGGATCTCCGGCCTCGGGCAGCACCCGAGCGTGGACCAGTTCTTGGTCACTCCGCCCGACGTGACCCTGGTGGTGGGCTCGCGCCTGAACGACCTCAGCACGAACGGCTGGAGCATGGTCTTCGAGGGCACGGCGGCCACGTTCCACCTCGACCGGGACCCGGTGCTCCTGGGGCGGAACGTCCAGGCGACGCACTGCCTCGTCGGCGACGCCGGTCGGACCTTGCGAAGGGTGCTCTCCGTGCTGGTCCGGAGCGCCCAGCCGCTCGTCGTCGGAGGTGATCCTCTGCGCCGGCATCGTCCCGAGCTCGAGCGCTCGGACCAGGTCCCGCTCGCGCCGCCCCGCGTGCTCCGAGCGTTGCAGGACGTGTTGCCGGACGCCATCTGGTGCTCCGACATCGGCGAGCACCTGGCCTTCGCCCTCCACTACGTCGGCGTCGACTCGCCCGACCGCTTCCACAATCTTCTCGGCTTTGGCTCGATGGGCAGCGGTGTGGGCGCTGCCCTCGGCATCCAGCGCTCGCGCCCGGGCGAACGCGTGATCTGCCTGTGCGGCGACGGAGGCTTCTCGATGCTCTTGGGCGAGCTCTTGACCGCCGTCGAGCAGCGCTTGCCGCTGGTCTTCGTGGTGATGAACGACGCGCGCTGGAACATGGTCGAGCACGGGTTCCAGGCCGTCTACGGACGCTCCCCGGACGGGCTCGCCCACGCGCGCGGCGATTTCGCCCTCGTGGCCAGAGCGCTCGGGGCCGCGGGCGTCTGCATCGAGCGGCCGGAGCAGTTGGAGCGGGCGTGCTTGTCCGAAACGCTCCGGTCCCGGTCGGGCCCCATCGTGCTCGACGTCCGCATCGACCCGAGCGAGTCCTTGACTCGCGAGACACGCTCCGCCGCCATTCGCCACTTCCGCGGGGAAGCTCCAGATGTCTGA
- the metF gene encoding methylenetetrahydrofolate reductase [NAD(P)H]: MKIIEKLASKKPSFSFEFFPPKGEEGKESLYETVAHLSPYAPTFVSVTYGAGGSTRRLTVELTLRIEKDTGIECMAHLTCVGAGRDEIRGVLDQLRDGGVQNVLALRGDPPQGQTDFVVAEGGFAHASELVEFIREQYDFCLAGACYPEKHPEAPSAEVDLANLKKKVEAGAEFLVTQLFFDYRDYFAFVERARAAGISVPILAGIMPITNVSQVKRFTAMCGARIPSDLLSRLEAVHTDAREVRRVGVQHAIAECRALLDGGAPGIHFYTLNRSTATVEILEALR, encoded by the coding sequence ATGAAGATCATCGAGAAGCTGGCGTCAAAAAAGCCGTCGTTCTCGTTCGAGTTCTTCCCCCCGAAGGGCGAGGAGGGCAAGGAGAGCCTGTACGAGACGGTCGCGCACCTTTCCCCCTACGCCCCGACGTTCGTCTCCGTCACCTACGGCGCGGGGGGCAGTACCCGGCGCCTGACGGTGGAGCTGACGCTGCGCATCGAGAAGGACACGGGCATCGAGTGCATGGCTCACCTCACCTGCGTGGGCGCGGGCCGCGACGAGATCCGCGGCGTCCTCGACCAGCTGCGGGACGGCGGCGTGCAGAACGTGCTGGCGCTGCGCGGCGATCCGCCCCAGGGGCAGACGGACTTCGTCGTCGCCGAGGGCGGTTTCGCGCACGCCTCCGAGCTGGTGGAGTTCATCCGCGAGCAGTACGACTTCTGCCTCGCCGGCGCGTGCTACCCGGAGAAGCACCCCGAGGCGCCGAGCGCCGAGGTCGATCTGGCGAACCTGAAGAAGAAGGTGGAAGCCGGCGCGGAGTTCCTGGTGACTCAGCTCTTCTTCGACTACCGGGACTACTTTGCGTTCGTCGAGCGGGCGCGCGCGGCGGGCATCAGCGTGCCGATCCTCGCCGGCATCATGCCCATCACCAACGTGAGCCAGGTCAAGCGCTTCACGGCGATGTGTGGCGCGCGCATTCCAAGCGACTTGCTCTCACGTCTCGAGGCCGTCCACACCGACGCGCGAGAGGTCCGGCGCGTGGGCGTCCAGCACGCCATCGCGGAGTGTCGCGCCTTGCTCGACGGCGGCGCGCCGGGGATCCACTTCTACACGCTGAACCGCTCGACGGCGACGGTTGAAATCCTGGAAGCGCTGCGTTAG
- a CDS encoding UDP-N-acetylmuramate:L-alanyl-gamma-D-glutamyl-meso-diaminopimelate ligase has product MHIHVVAVAGTGMGALAGLLKELGHDVSGSDVAFDPPMGPALDAWGVRKLPGFDAKNLDPRPDLVVIGNVCRRENPEAVAAMQAGLRYTHIAGALQEFVLSKASPLVVAGTHGKTTTSAMAAWLLDAVGREPGFLIGGLPKNFSQSFRAPLSRASLPTGGALRRAPFVIEGDEYDTAFFEKTAKFLHYSAEVAILTSIEHDHIDIYPTLESYLDAFRKFVAGIPESGLLVACASDPLVVEVVRSAARAPVAWYALEGEDTHGQAPHWLAAPAEQTEQGTTFDLFAGGVSAGRFALRVPGRHNLKNALGALAASAQGFGAKLGDLAHALARFEGVRRRQDLLGEPRGVFVYDDFAHHPTAVRETLAALRQKHAAGRLFVVFEPRSATACRNLHQEEYVKSFDLAHEVHFAPLGRDNLAPEERLDTARLSTELCRRGPHAEPHRSLDTIVTALSERANAGDVVALLSNGSFGGIHQRLLEALAAPLGSRAGQRVRSDAFSGG; this is encoded by the coding sequence ATGCACATTCATGTGGTCGCGGTGGCCGGGACGGGCATGGGAGCGCTAGCGGGCCTGCTGAAGGAGCTGGGGCACGACGTCTCGGGCAGCGACGTGGCCTTCGACCCGCCGATGGGCCCGGCCCTGGACGCCTGGGGCGTGCGCAAGCTGCCCGGCTTCGACGCCAAGAACCTGGACCCCCGGCCGGATCTGGTGGTGATCGGCAACGTCTGCCGCCGCGAGAACCCGGAGGCGGTGGCTGCGATGCAAGCCGGCCTGCGCTACACGCACATCGCCGGGGCGCTGCAGGAGTTCGTGCTCTCGAAGGCCTCGCCGTTGGTGGTGGCGGGGACCCACGGCAAGACCACGACCAGCGCGATGGCCGCCTGGCTGCTCGACGCCGTCGGCCGCGAGCCGGGCTTCTTGATCGGCGGCCTGCCCAAGAACTTCTCCCAGAGCTTCCGCGCGCCGCTCTCGCGCGCGTCGCTGCCCACGGGCGGCGCGCTGCGCCGCGCCCCATTCGTGATCGAAGGCGACGAGTACGACACGGCCTTCTTCGAGAAGACGGCGAAGTTCCTCCACTACTCCGCGGAGGTCGCGATCCTCACCAGCATCGAGCACGATCACATCGACATCTACCCGACGCTGGAGTCGTACCTGGACGCGTTCCGCAAGTTCGTCGCGGGCATCCCGGAGTCCGGGCTCCTGGTGGCCTGCGCCTCGGATCCGCTGGTGGTGGAGGTCGTTCGGAGCGCCGCGCGCGCGCCCGTCGCCTGGTACGCGCTGGAGGGCGAGGACACTCACGGCCAGGCCCCGCACTGGCTCGCGGCGCCCGCCGAGCAGACCGAGCAAGGGACCACGTTCGACCTGTTCGCGGGCGGAGTCTCGGCCGGGCGCTTCGCGCTCCGCGTGCCGGGTCGCCACAACCTGAAGAACGCGCTCGGCGCCCTGGCCGCCAGCGCCCAGGGGTTCGGCGCCAAGCTCGGCGATCTGGCCCACGCCCTCGCGCGCTTCGAGGGCGTGCGTCGGCGCCAAGATCTGCTGGGCGAGCCCCGCGGGGTCTTCGTGTACGACGACTTCGCGCACCACCCGACGGCGGTGCGCGAGACCCTGGCGGCGCTCCGGCAGAAGCACGCAGCCGGCAGACTCTTCGTGGTGTTCGAGCCGCGCAGCGCCACCGCCTGCCGCAACCTCCACCAGGAGGAGTACGTGAAGAGCTTCGACCTCGCCCACGAGGTGCACTTCGCTCCCCTCGGCCGCGACAACCTCGCCCCCGAGGAGCGCCTGGACACCGCGCGGCTCTCGACGGAGCTCTGCCGGCGCGGGCCGCACGCCGAGCCCCACCGCTCCCTCGACACCATCGTGACGGCGCTCTCGGAGCGAGCCAACGCGGGCGACGTGGTGGCGCTGCTCTCGAACGGCTCGTTCGGCGGTATCCACCAGCGGCTGCTCGAAGCGCTCGCAGCCCCGCTCGGTAGTCGGGCCGGACAGAGGGTGAGAAGCGACGCGTTCTCGGGCGGTTGA